The Fimbriimonadaceae bacterium nucleotide sequence ACCCTTCCCAGACGCGCCAACCGTAGTTGCGGCCCCCTTGGCCGGCGGGCTCGTAGTCGATCTCCTCCCATGCGCTCTGGCCGACGTCGCCGACGACCATGGCACCCGTTCCGAGCAGGTTCGGATCGTCAAAGCTGAACTTCCACGGGTTGCGGTAACCGAAAGCCCAGATCTCGTCCAGGGCCGCGATCGGGTCGTTATCGACGAAAGGGTTGTCCGGCGGGATCGCATAGTTCCGCTCGGGGTCGGCCGGAAAATCGTCGCCCGAGACGTCCAGGCGCAGCATCTTGCCCAGCAACTCGTTCGGGTTCTGGGCGCGGTTGCCCGGGTCGTTCGCGCTGCCACCGTCACCGGTCGGCACGTACAGATAGCCGTCCGGGCCGAACTGGATGGTCCCAGCGTTGTGGTTCGTGAACGGGCGCTGCGTCCGCAGAACCTTGACCTGGCTGGCCGGGTCGGCCTCGAGCCGGGTGCCCGCCTTCAGCTGGAAGCGGCTCAGCTGCATGTAGACGGGGCTCGTGTTCGAGGTGTAGTTGACGTAGAACGTGCCGCTGGTGGCGTAATCGGGCGGGAAGGCGAGGCCGAGCAGGCCGCGCTCACTGCCGACAAGGACGCTCAAGGTGAGGAACGGGGTGGGCAACCGGACTCCGTCTTGCACGACGAAGATCGTGCCTCCCTGCTGGATCACGTACTGCAGGCTCGGATCGACGGGGTCCTGAATGATCCCCACCGAGCTGCTAAAGCCGCTGACATACGGCGTGGCCGTCAGGTTCTGGGCGAGCGAAGGCACCGTGGCGACGGCGAAAATGGCTAAGGCAAGCAAACGTTTCATGACTCTCCTGGAAAAAGCGGGAAAACACAGTTCCCCACCCCTCTATACGAGTGCTCGCCAGAAAGAGGTCACGGAGTTTTGCGAGAAAGGGTGTGGCTGCCGGACTAGGATTCGAACCCAGACTGACGGTACCAAAAACCGCTGTCCTACCCTTAGACGATCCGGCAGTCCAGTGGCAAGGGTACCTGCGGATGCGACAGGGACGGTAGGATACGGGTATGTCGCACCGGCCCATGGAAGCGACCATCGAGACGGACTTCGAGCACCGCCTTGACTACGCGGGCTACTTGATGCTCGACCAGCTCCTGGATTGCCAGCGTCCGCTCTCCGAGCCGGCCCACCACGACGAGACCCTCTTCATCGTCCAGCACCAGACCTCCGAACTCTGGATGAAGCTCGTCGTCCACGAGCTGAAGGCCGCCGTCCGCCTCGTCCAAGAGGACGCCCTCGAGCCGTCTTTTAAGATTCTGGCGCGCGTTAAACACGTCCAAAAGATGCTGTTCGAGCAGTGGTCGGTCCTACAAACCTTGACCCCTTCTGAATACGCACAGTTCCGCGGGGTGCTCGGTTCGGCCAGCGGTTTTCAATCCCACCAGTTCCGGCTTATCGAGTTTTTGCTCGGCAACAAGGACGCGGACAGCGTCTCGGTCTTCAGGCACAAGCCCGAAATCGTCGCAGAGCTTCTCGAAGCCCTCAATTCCCCGAGCCTCTATGACGAGTTCTTGCGACATTTGAAGCGGCGCGGCTATGAGATTCCCGACGAGGCGGTCGAGCGCGACTGGTCGCAACCGTACAAGGAACGAGAAGAGATAGTCCAAGTCTTCAAGCAAATCTATGAGGAGCCTGAAGCCTATTGGCCTGCCTATGAAATGGCGGAAAAACTCGTGGACGTAGAAGAACAGTTCGTCCTTTGGCGCTTCCGCCATATGAAGACAGTCGAACGGATTATCGGTTATAAGAGGGGCACAGGCGGCAGCTCCGGGGTCAGCTTCCTTCGTCGCGCGATAGACATTAGGCTCTTCCCTGAACTTTGGAGCGTTCGAACGGAGATCGGCAAGTGAGCGCGCGCACCCTCAGCGCGACGGGCCTCGGCCCCGCCCCCTGGGACGACGCGGCCGTAGCCGAAGCCCTCTCCCCCCGGTTCTCCCGATCCCAGGCCGCCGACGCGGAGCGGGGCCGCGTCTATCTCGCGAACCACTCGCTCGGCCGCCCACCGGATGCGGTCGCCACCCACGTCGAGCGCGGCCTCTCGCTCTGGTACGGGTGGATGGACGGTGCCTGGGACGAAGGCGGCTGGCTGGACGAGGCGCGCGACTTTCGCAAGCTCCTGGGGAGGCTCGTCGGGATCGGCAACGGCGAGGTCGTGCTGCGCCCGAACGCGGGCCACGCGCTCCGCACCGTCCTGAACGCCTTTCCCCAGGGCCGCCCGATCCAGATCGTCACGACCAGGGGCGAGTTCGACAGCCTCGACTTCATCCTGAAAACGTACGCGTTCCGCGAGCGGGCGCGCGTCACATGGGTCGATCCAGAGCCGACCGATCCGCCCACCTTCCGCGAGGAGAAGATCGCGGACGCGGTCACCGACCAAACCGACCTCGTCGTCGTCTCCCACGCCTTTTTCGAGACCGGCCGCTTCCTGACGGGACTGGACGAGATCGTCCAGAGAGCCCACAGGCACGGCGCGAAGATCCTGGTCGACCTCTATCATTCGGCCGGGGTGGTGCCGCTGGACTTCGCCGCGCTCGGCGCGGATTTTGGGGTCGGGGGCTGCTACAAATATTTGCGGGGAGGGCCTGGCGCAGGCTGGCTCGCCCTCTCACCAGCCGTCCTTTCCGATGAGAGTTTTCGGTCTCTCGATACCGGCTGGTTCGCGAAGGAAGCCACTTTCGGGTACGAGAAATCCGAGCAGCCGCGATGGGCAGAGGGCGGCGATGGATGGATGGAGTCCACGCCGCCCGTCCTCGTGCCCTATCAAGCGCGGGCCGGGCTGGAGCTCGTCCTGGAGCTCGGCGTCGATCAGATCCGCGCGGACAACCTGGACCGCCAGGCCCTGTTGCGAGACGCGCTTCGAAGGCACGGCGCTTCCCCTTTCGAACCGGAAGACCCCCACGAGTTCGGCGCCTTCACCCTCTTGCCGCATCCGCGGGCGACCGACCTCGTCAAGGCCCTGAAGGGGCACGGCATCGTCACCGACGCCCGCAGCGGGCGCGTCCGGCTCTGTCCTGACTTCCTTAATCCGCGCGAGCAATTCGCCAGCGTTGCCCAGACGATCGCGACATGTGCCCGGGAACTCCACTAGGTTCCTGGCGGTCGCCCGCTATGGGCGGCCATTCAACCCAGTACCAGACTGCGGTTTAGGGACAAAATCGCCCGTTCATGTTCTTCTCGAAGTATCCGCACCCGGCGAACTTCCGCTTTGTCGAGGATTTCGACCCGGACTCCGGCAGCGCGAAGGTCGGCCAACGGAACCCCCGCGTGCACTTGGAAAGCTTCGAGGGGGGCATTTTTCGCGTCGTCGTCCGGGACGAGCGGATTTGGAAGCCCGATCCCTCGCTGGTCAAGCTTGAGATCCCCGGCGCCCCGCGCACGAACCACGTGTGCGTGGAATCGGCCTTCGACCTCACCTTCTTGGACGATTCCGGCTCCCCGGCCCTGGCGACCACGCCCGGCCAAGGCTTCGGCCTCTGCGGCAACGCGCACCTGTTCCAGTTCCAGGTGCCGTTCGAAGCGCAGTTCTTCGGCCTGGGCGGCAAGTGGCTCAACCGGCTGGAGATGTCCGGCGTCCGCACCAAGTTCTGGAACACGGACGTCTGGAGCGACTTCCACTGGGCGCAGTGGGGCAGCCACGAAATCGACCCGCCCTATTTCAGCACGCCCTACGTCGCGATGAAGACGC carries:
- a CDS encoding PQQ-dependent sugar dehydrogenase is translated as MKRLLALAIFAVATVPSLAQNLTATPYVSGFSSSVGIIQDPVDPSLQYVIQQGGTIFVVQDGVRLPTPFLTLSVLVGSERGLLGLAFPPDYATSGTFYVNYTSNTSPVYMQLSRFQLKAGTRLEADPASQVKVLRTQRPFTNHNAGTIQFGPDGYLYVPTGDGGSANDPGNRAQNPNELLGKMLRLDVSGDDFPADPERNYAIPPDNPFVDNDPIAALDEIWAFGYRNPWKFSFDDPNLLGTGAMVVGDVGQSAWEEIDYEPAGQGGRNYGWRVWEGSQMINGGALAYGPDTKPIFAYNRSVGQSITGGYVYRGLELGPDFFGRYVYADYVAGRLFSLRLVIDPVTGEATATDNRNHSSEVGSIGNISSINPDENGELYTVALGGTVYKLGRQNVTHLTDASRQEGVFLSGQLRSLVIADGKELEIVPFAPGARNTKVTRMTAGFKTNVANRNTVTVEFLGRANQSIPVGTVVSLRNWQTGQFDAVATGNITGTPTPLTGTGSAADYVRSSDGRIEVQVATSYSGILTRAFYSNLYDRIEVRVQ
- the kynA gene encoding tryptophan 2,3-dioxygenase, with the protein product MSHRPMEATIETDFEHRLDYAGYLMLDQLLDCQRPLSEPAHHDETLFIVQHQTSELWMKLVVHELKAAVRLVQEDALEPSFKILARVKHVQKMLFEQWSVLQTLTPSEYAQFRGVLGSASGFQSHQFRLIEFLLGNKDADSVSVFRHKPEIVAELLEALNSPSLYDEFLRHLKRRGYEIPDEAVERDWSQPYKEREEIVQVFKQIYEEPEAYWPAYEMAEKLVDVEEQFVLWRFRHMKTVERIIGYKRGTGGSSGVSFLRRAIDIRLFPELWSVRTEIGK
- a CDS encoding aminotransferase class V-fold PLP-dependent enzyme — its product is MSARTLSATGLGPAPWDDAAVAEALSPRFSRSQAADAERGRVYLANHSLGRPPDAVATHVERGLSLWYGWMDGAWDEGGWLDEARDFRKLLGRLVGIGNGEVVLRPNAGHALRTVLNAFPQGRPIQIVTTRGEFDSLDFILKTYAFRERARVTWVDPEPTDPPTFREEKIADAVTDQTDLVVVSHAFFETGRFLTGLDEIVQRAHRHGAKILVDLYHSAGVVPLDFAALGADFGVGGCYKYLRGGPGAGWLALSPAVLSDESFRSLDTGWFAKEATFGYEKSEQPRWAEGGDGWMESTPPVLVPYQARAGLELVLELGVDQIRADNLDRQALLRDALRRHGASPFEPEDPHEFGAFTLLPHPRATDLVKALKGHGIVTDARSGRVRLCPDFLNPREQFASVAQTIATCARELH